From one Silene latifolia isolate original U9 population unplaced genomic scaffold, ASM4854445v1 scaffold_70, whole genome shotgun sequence genomic stretch:
- the LOC141640038 gene encoding uncharacterized protein LOC141640038: protein MCPIGCDYEKIHSCPKDCILYRKEYKDLHECPKCGTSGYRLKDKDVDCAQKKGSPAKVVWYLPIIPRFKRLFANLIDARNLWWHADMRKKDSKLRHPADAPQWRTIDRMFPEFGDEAKNLRLGLCTDGMNPFSSLSSQHSTWPILLCVYNLPPYFCMKCKYLMLSFLIQGPKQLGNDIDVYLEPLIDDLKLLWNEGVKVYDAVAKQDFTLRAMLLGTINDFPAYGNLSGYSVKGEKACPICDEGTVASRLTYSRKNVYTSHRRFLSRYHPYRRRKKAFNGENESRMAPIPLEGDEVYEKVKDINVIFGKPNKFEKNAKYKKKSIMWNLPYWPYMSVRHCIDIMHVEKNVTKSLIGILLNIPGKTKDGYKARKDIEEMGTRNELAPQEKGKRVYLPPACYTLSKNEKSIVCECLRGIKVPHGYCSNMKNLVSMKYLRLIGLKSHDNHVLMQQFLPVAIRSVLPKHVRLVITRL, encoded by the coding sequence ATGTGTCCTATAGGTTGTGACTATGAAAAAATTCATTCATGTCCAAAAGACTGCATTTTATACCGCAAAGAATATAAGGATTTGCACGAGTGTCCAAAATGCGGTACATCAGGATATCGATTAAAAGATAAGGATGTTGATTGTGCACAAAAGAAAGGCTCTCCTGCAAAAGTGGTTTGGTATTTACCCATAATACCAAGATTTAAACGATTATTTGCCAATCTAATTGATGCGAGGAACTTATGGTGGCATGCGGACATGAGAAAAAAGGATAGTAAACTTAGACATCCAGCAGATGCCCCTCAGTGGAGAACTATTGATAGAATGTTTCCAGAATTTGGTGATGAAGCTAAAAATTTACGACTTGGCCTTTGTACCGATGGGATGAACCCGTTCTCTTCTTTGAGTAGTCAACATAGCACGTGGCCTATCCTTCTTTGTGTTTATAACTTGCCCCCTTACTTCTGTATGAAGTGCAAATACTTGATGTTGTCATTTCTTATCCAAGGACCAAAGCAACTAGgcaatgatatagatgtatatctAGAGCCCctcattgatgatttgaaatTATTGTGGAATGAAGGAGTAAAGGTGTATGATGCAGTTGCCAAACAAGATTTTACCTTGCGTGCTATGTTATTAGGTACCATAAATGATTTTCCTGCATATGGCAATTTGTCTGGCTACTCGGTGAAAGGGGAAAAGGCATGTCCAATATGTGATGAAGGTACCGTAGCTTCTCGGCTCACTTATAGTCGCAAGAATGTTTATACTAGTCATCGAAGATTTTTGTCTCGATATCACCCTTATCGTAGGAGGAAGAAGGCATTCAATGGAGAGAACGAGAGTAGAATGGCACCTATTCCACTAGAGGGAGATGAAGTATATGAAAAAGTCAAAGATATTAATGTTATTTTTGGAAAGCCCAACAAATTTGAAAAGAATGCTAAATATAAGAAGAAGTCTATAATGTGGAATCTTCCATATTGGCCATACATGTCAGTGAGACATTGTATAGACATCATGCATGTAGAAAAGAATGTCACCAAAAGTCTTATCGGGATTCTGCTCAACATTCCCGGAAAGACTAAAGACGGTTACAAGGCGAGGAAGGACATTGAAGAAATGGGAACAAGGAATGAGCTAGCACCACAAGAGAAAGGGAAACGTGTATATCTTCCTCCCGCTTGCTACACATTATCTAAGAACGAGAAATCGATTGTATGTGAGTGTCTTCGTGGCATTAAGGTACCACATGGATATTGTTCAAATATGAAAAATCTTGTTTCCATGAAATATTTGCGGTTGATTGGATTAAAGTCTCATGATAATCATGTGCTAATGCAACAATTTTTACCTGTGGCGATTCGATCTGTTTTACCAAAGCATGTGAGATTAGTTATTACCAGGTTGTGA